The following proteins come from a genomic window of Anaerobutyricum hallii:
- a CDS encoding TnpV protein, producing the protein MREITYSQNGEYQIPDISLEETRGTIGKYGLMRKEYLRNHKVARFNILTLQNRLDSHLMEIDSQARQRVDNLMSELLEKNPAPDKMADGMAWTRHMNQIKAQAEELVIQEIIYN; encoded by the coding sequence ATGAGAGAGATCACTTACAGCCAGAATGGAGAGTACCAGATTCCGGATATCAGTCTGGAGGAGACGAGAGGAACGATCGGGAAGTACGGATTGATGAGGAAAGAGTATCTGAGAAACCACAAAGTAGCCAGATTCAACATTCTGACCTTACAGAACCGTCTGGACAGTCATCTGATGGAAATCGACAGCCAGGCAAGGCAGAGAGTAGACAACCTGATGTCAGAACTTCTGGAGAAAAACCCGGCACCGGACAAAATGGCAGACGGGATGGCATGGACCAGACACATGAACCAGATCAAAGCACAGGCAGAGGAACTGGTAATTCAGGAGATTATTTACAATTAA
- a CDS encoding DUF5688 family protein, with translation MMNRKEFYEYVKDNVKDYLPDSYQNGEIRIEEVAKNNGLRLTGISIPQGDQRAVPMVYLDSLYMEYVNGKNLDSCVGDVADMRIEVQDKAAFINMGLPDILDYEKMKDKLQVRICDREWNEERLADKVVTEHGDFAAYYAVNVEENEGGIGSIPVTVNLMNEWGVTAEQIQADAVAADRNRGVVLMDMNEMIKSMIFGEEAENLLNEKLNVEAMENPMFCLSNAQKMNGASLLLQEDIRKQIGECLGSDYFVLPSSIHEVLILPDNGMFEVPELNAMVQEVNETQVERQEQLSDKVQFCDGKTAVMENAERREARLEKEKAAEKATGRTEAKGGIHGKLEKAKAEIKAKGTDTIPKNRAKDLASVL, from the coding sequence ATGATGAACAGAAAAGAATTTTATGAATATGTCAAAGATAATGTAAAAGACTATTTGCCGGATTCATATCAGAATGGAGAAATCCGTATTGAAGAAGTTGCAAAAAATAATGGATTAAGGTTGACTGGCATTTCAATTCCACAGGGTGATCAAAGAGCTGTGCCGATGGTATATCTGGATTCTCTTTATATGGAATATGTCAATGGAAAAAATCTGGATTCCTGTGTGGGTGATGTGGCAGATATGCGTATTGAAGTGCAGGACAAAGCGGCATTTATCAATATGGGTCTTCCGGATATTTTGGATTATGAAAAAATGAAGGACAAATTACAGGTGAGAATCTGTGACCGGGAATGGAATGAAGAACGCCTGGCTGATAAAGTTGTTACCGAACATGGAGATTTTGCAGCATATTACGCAGTGAATGTGGAAGAAAACGAGGGAGGAATTGGTAGTATTCCGGTTACTGTCAATCTTATGAATGAATGGGGTGTGACAGCAGAACAAATCCAGGCAGATGCAGTGGCGGCAGACAGAAATCGTGGTGTTGTTTTGATGGACATGAATGAAATGATAAAATCCATGATTTTTGGTGAAGAAGCAGAAAATCTTTTGAATGAAAAACTGAATGTTGAAGCAATGGAAAATCCAATGTTCTGTCTTTCAAATGCACAAAAAATGAATGGTGCATCACTGTTACTGCAGGAAGATATTCGTAAGCAGATCGGTGAATGCCTGGGAAGTGATTATTTTGTTCTTCCCTCTTCAATTCATGAGGTGCTGATTCTTCCTGATAACGGAATGTTTGAAGTACCGGAATTAAATGCCATGGTACAGGAAGTCAATGAGACGCAGGTAGAGAGGCAGGAACAGCTTTCGGATAAGGTTCAGTTCTGTGATGGAAAGACAGCAGTTATGGAAAATGCCGAACGCAGGGAAGCACGTCTGGAGAAAGAAAAAGCAGCAGAAAAAGCAACTGGGAGAACAGAAGCAAAAGGTGGAATCCATGGAAAACTGGAGAAAGCCAAGGCGGAGATCAAAGCAAAAGGGACAGATACAATCCCAAAGAATAGGGCGAAAGACCTTGCCTCAGTATTATAA